In the genome of Ammoniphilus sp. CFH 90114, the window TCTGTGAGAAATGTGGAAAACATATGGTTTACAAGCTTGGCCGTTTCGGAAAATTTCTAGCGTGTTCAGGCTTCCCAGACTGTCGGAATACGAAAGCTATCCTGAAAGAAACAGGTGTTGCTTGCCCTCAATGTGAAGGAATGATTGTTGAGAGAAAGAGTAAGAAAAAAAGAACCTTTTATGGCTGCAGCCATTATCCGGAATGTGAATTTGTATCCTGGGATAAGCCTATTGAACGCAAGTGTCCAAAATGCGCTTCCATGCTCGTGGAGAAAAAAGGGAAAAAGAAAGAAGCAAATGTGCAATGCACAGCATGTGATTATATGGAAGATGCACAATAAAATTTTATCTATAGATAAATAAATCTAGGAGATTGAATATGGAAAAAGTAACTGTTGTTGGTGCAGGGTTAGCAGGCAGTGAGGCCGCTTGGCAGATTGCTGAGCGTGGTGTCGAGGTCGAATTGATTGAGATGAGACCCGTCAAACAAACTCCCGCCCATCATACGGATAAATTTGCAGAATTGGTTTGCAGCAACTCTTTGCGTGCAAACACATTAACCAATGCTGTCGGAATCTTAAAAGAAGAGATGAGGAGACTTCAGTCCGTAATTATTAAATCGGCTGACTTCTGCTCTGTTCCAGCTGGTGGGGCCCTTGCCGTCGATCGGCATGAATTCGCAGAGGCTGTTACACAGGCGGTAAGGAATCATCCTAATGTAACCGTTCGCCACGAGGAAGTAGACAAGATTCCGGAAGGAATCTGTGTTATAGCAACGGGTCCCCTTACCTCTCCAGCATTGTCTGAGCAATTGAGAAAGCTTACAGGTGAAGAGTATCTTTATTTCTATGACGCGGCGGCTCCGATTATTGATAAAGAAACCATTGATATGGAAAAGGTGTTTCTAGCTTCAAGATACGATAAGGGAGAAGCGGCCTATCTCAATTGCCCTATGACGGAAGAGGAATTCGATCAGTTTTATGAAGCCTTAACTACGGCAGAGGTTGTCCCACTTAAAGAGTTCGAGAAGGAAATTTATTTCGAAGGGTGTATGCCTGCTGAAGAAATAGCCAGAAGAGGAAAGCAAACTCTATTGTTTGGCCCGATGAAACCCGTAGGATTAACGGATCCTCGTACAGGCAAACAGCCTTTTGCAGTCATCCAGCTTCGTCAAGATAATAGTGCGGGAACGCTTTATAATATGGTTGGCTTTCAAACTCACTTGAAGTGGGGAGATCAAAAGAGAGTATTCCGTATGATACCTGGTTTAGAAAATGCGGAAATTGTGCGTTATGGTGTCATGCATCGGAATACGTTTATTAATAGTCCAAAACTGTTAAAACCCACTTATCAATATCGGGAGAGAGATACACTCTTTTTCGCAGGCCAAATGACAGGCGTTGAAGGATATGTCGAGTCAGCAGCAGCAGGGTTGGTAGCAGGGATTAATGCGGCTCGATTAGCCAAGGGAGAAGCTCCAATTAGCCTTCCAGCTGAGACGGCAATAGGAAGTATGGCACACTATATTACTACGGCTAGTCCTGACCATTTTCAGCCAATGAACGCTAATTTTGGCTTGTTTCCACCTTTAGATAAAAGGATCAGGAACAAAAAAGAACGATATGAAAAGCTAGCGGAACGCGCACTGGAGACTATTCAGAATTTTACTGTCTGAGGAGACAATTTAAGTTGCCAATAATGTGCATAATGTGATAATATTTATTAAGCTTGAAGGGAGCTGTGTCAACAGCTCCCATTCTTCAGCTTGTGGGTTGTTATCTACAACATCCTACTTGAGAACCACCTTGACTAAAAACGAACCCAACACCAATCATCCCTGTATGAGGAGAAAGGGGCTAACAAGTTGGAAATGACATTTCATGCTACAACCATATTCGCTATCCATCATAACGGCAAGGGAGCTATGGCGGGAGACGGCCAAGTAACATTTGGGAACAGTGTCGTCATGAAGCAGAAAGCAAAGAAGGTACGGAGGCTGTACCGGGGACAAGTTATTGCAGGTTTTGCTGGTTCTGTTGCTGATGCGATTACCTTGTTCGAGAAGTTTGAAGCTAAGTTAGAAGAGTTCCATGGGAATCTTCAGCGGGCTGCAGTGGAGTTAGCGAAAGAATGGAGACAGGATAAGATACTGCGTAGACTTGAAGCGATGATGATTGTCATGAACAGAGAGCATTTGCTCCTGATATCCGGGAATGGGGAAATAATTGAACCAGATGATGGCATACTGGCGATTGGTTCCGGTGGAAACTATGCATTGTCTGCAGGGCGTGCTCTAGCACAATATGCTGGGACAACGATGACTGCTAAGGAGATTGCACAGGCGTCACTAACTGTTGCAGCGGAGATCTGTGTATTTACCAATAACAACATTGTATTGGAAGAACTCGAATAGCGGGGTGGGTAGGATGAAGAAAGCCGATAACTATACACCAAGACAAATTGTTGAGTCGCTTGATAAATATATCGTAGGCCAATCTGAAGCCAAGAAGTCCGTAGCGATCGCTCTGAGGAATCGATTTCGTCGGAGTTTGTTAGCGGAGGAGCTAAGGGATGAAGTAGCCCCTAAGAATATTCTCATGATTGGACCTACAGGTGTAGGAAAAACAGAGATTGCTAGACGATTAGCGAAATTGGTAGGTGCTCCGTTTATTAAAGTGGAAGCTACCAAATTTACCGAAGTCGGATACGTGGGCAGAGATGTAGAATCTATGGTCCGCGACCTGGTTGAGACATCGATCCGAATTGTAAAAGCAGAAAAAATGGAAGGGGTACAAGACCGGGCAGAAAGACAAGCGGAAGAAAGGCTTGTTCAGCACTTGGTTCCTACACCAAGAGATAATAAGAACTTCAAGAACCCCTTTGAGATGCTTTTTACTAATCAGATGCAAGCTCATCAATCAACGAACCAAGCTGAAGATCAAGATATAGCTCAAAA includes:
- the trmFO gene encoding FADH(2)-oxidizing methylenetetrahydrofolate--tRNA-(uracil(54)-C(5))-methyltransferase TrmFO → MEKVTVVGAGLAGSEAAWQIAERGVEVELIEMRPVKQTPAHHTDKFAELVCSNSLRANTLTNAVGILKEEMRRLQSVIIKSADFCSVPAGGALAVDRHEFAEAVTQAVRNHPNVTVRHEEVDKIPEGICVIATGPLTSPALSEQLRKLTGEEYLYFYDAAAPIIDKETIDMEKVFLASRYDKGEAAYLNCPMTEEEFDQFYEALTTAEVVPLKEFEKEIYFEGCMPAEEIARRGKQTLLFGPMKPVGLTDPRTGKQPFAVIQLRQDNSAGTLYNMVGFQTHLKWGDQKRVFRMIPGLENAEIVRYGVMHRNTFINSPKLLKPTYQYRERDTLFFAGQMTGVEGYVESAAAGLVAGINAARLAKGEAPISLPAETAIGSMAHYITTASPDHFQPMNANFGLFPPLDKRIRNKKERYEKLAERALETIQNFTV
- the hslV gene encoding ATP-dependent protease subunit HslV; its protein translation is MEMTFHATTIFAIHHNGKGAMAGDGQVTFGNSVVMKQKAKKVRRLYRGQVIAGFAGSVADAITLFEKFEAKLEEFHGNLQRAAVELAKEWRQDKILRRLEAMMIVMNREHLLLISGNGEIIEPDDGILAIGSGGNYALSAGRALAQYAGTTMTAKEIAQASLTVAAEICVFTNNNIVLEELE